From the Babylonia areolata isolate BAREFJ2019XMU chromosome 33, ASM4173473v1, whole genome shotgun sequence genome, one window contains:
- the LOC143277206 gene encoding uncharacterized protein LOC143277206, producing MAYSRTENFDALQATDKGDVKQEEREPMVDDQPDVGSTSSSHHHHYHDHDDHHDDDLHHHTQHQRQHHPYNPYLHHHRPPYHHHHHRHPHHPHSEPPHTTQPAANQASSSAASPGYITIRPPQHLPPQGPYMRPPPSPGPSPSPRPSPRPSPRPSPRSSHAPSATTQQPTTMTTTPFQFGGSGFAEQEQREWSSHLLDCCVDRELCVYVCCCYPCASCNLATDFGECPCLFICFPGTLTAARSTFRTRLGIKGSICKDFLAARCCTLCTTCQMMRELKQAQRQVDGHEKSVKEQRGCCY from the exons AATTTCGACGCTCTTCAAGCGACCGACAAAGGAGATGTAAAACAAGAAGAACGGGAACCTATGGTGGACGATCAGCCAGACGTGGGCTCCACCTcttcttcccaccaccaccactaccacgaccacgacgaccaccacgacgacgacctccaccaccacacccaacaccaacGCCAGCACCACccctacaacccctacctccaccaccaccgcccaccctaccaccaccaccaccaccgccacccgcACCACCCCCACTCTGAGCCCCCTCACACGACCCAGCCCGCTGCAAACCAGGCATCATCATCAGCTGCCTCTCCTGGCTACATCACCATCCGACCCCCCCAGCATCTTCCGCCCCAGGGCCCATACATGAGGCCCCCACCTAGCCCTGGTCCTAGCCCTAGTCCTAGGCCTAGTCCTAGGCCTAGTCCTAGGCCTAGTCCCAGATCCAGTCACGCCCCTTCAGCGACAACGCAGCagccgacgacgatgacgacgactccCTTTCAGTTCGGAGGCAGTGGCTTCGCTGAACAGGAGCAGAGAGAATGGTCCAGTCATTTGCTGGACTGCTGCGTGGACCGGGAACTGT GTGTGTACGTGTGCTGCTGCTATCCCTGCGCTTCCTGCAACCTGGCCACAGATTTTGGAGAATGCCCCTGTCTCTTCATCTGTTTTCCCGGCACGCTCACGGCTGCCCGATCCACCTTCAGAACCCGACTTGGCATCAAG GGCAGCATCTGCAAGGATTTTTTGGCCGCCCGCTGTTGCACGCTTTGCACGACGTGTCAGATGATGAGAGAGCTCAAGCAGGCCCAAAGGCAAGTCGACGGACACGAGAAAAGCGTCAAAGAACAAAGGGGATGCTGCTATTAG